One Gloeobacter morelensis MG652769 DNA window includes the following coding sequences:
- a CDS encoding aspartyl/asparaginyl beta-hydroxylase domain-containing protein produces MNEVLSSKPQPFVNLQHRLIERFCPDADRRFFETERFAWVGEIESAWRIIRRDLDAALAEPERIPDWASLSERQSVFAGTRWKTFMFYFYGRRVEENCERFPQTAALLRRIPGMNLAMFSILDGNARIPTHQGPYKGVLRYHLGLKVPVENETCALRVDNEVRCWKEGKSLIFDDTFEHEVWNLDPRPRVVLFVDFFRPLPGWLAVLNRGIAAAAVHSHTVKEAQETASRYARGRGTEKS; encoded by the coding sequence ATGAACGAAGTTCTTTCGTCAAAACCCCAGCCCTTCGTCAACCTACAACACAGGCTGATCGAGCGGTTTTGTCCCGATGCCGATCGGCGATTTTTTGAGACCGAGCGCTTCGCCTGGGTGGGCGAAATCGAGAGTGCCTGGCGGATCATTCGCCGGGATCTCGACGCGGCGCTCGCCGAGCCGGAGCGCATACCGGATTGGGCGAGCCTGTCCGAGCGGCAGTCTGTTTTTGCCGGGACGCGATGGAAGACGTTTATGTTCTATTTCTACGGCCGCCGAGTAGAAGAGAACTGCGAACGCTTCCCGCAGACCGCCGCGCTGCTGCGGCGCATTCCGGGGATGAATCTGGCGATGTTTTCGATTCTGGACGGCAACGCCCGCATTCCTACCCACCAAGGCCCCTACAAGGGCGTACTGCGCTATCACTTGGGCTTGAAGGTACCGGTGGAAAACGAAACGTGCGCCCTGCGCGTCGACAACGAAGTCCGCTGTTGGAAAGAAGGAAAAAGTTTGATATTCGACGACACCTTCGAGCACGAAGTCTGGAATCTGGATCCGCGCCCTCGGGTGGTGTTGTTTGTCGATTTTTTCAGACCGCTGCCTGGCTGGCTGGCGGTGCTCAACCGAGGCATTGCCGCTGCAGCCGTACACTCGCACACGGTCAAAGAAGCCCAGGAGACTGCAAGTCGCTATGCGCGTGGACGTGGCACTGAAAAAAGCTAA